CATTCTAGCCTATAAAGAATAATTATGGTTGGATACAGTATGAGACTTAGTGATTGTCTGGAGGCGGTGGGGAAATCGGTTCATCGGCAGTCCTGATGATTTTTTGTTCACCTTCCTCTGATAGCAGACTCCATTTTTTACTCTGAGTAATTTTAGTAAACTGACATACCCAAGGTACACGGGAACCACCTCTTCGGCCTCCGACGCTAACACCTCGCTAGTGTAACAACAACTTCCGGTTTATCTGAAAGCTAAGTCGTTCGTGTCTTGTTTTTACGACACGCCACTGGGAAGTAAATGGGTGCGTTCAGAGTACTGCCGTTGGCAGTACTGCCGTTGGCAGACAAAAGTTACCACtggcaattttttttaccattggtATACCAACGGTACCAATGTTTGCCGATAAAATTTACCATAGGTAGACATTTCTGCAGACGATCTAGAGCTCTGTTAGCGATGGTAACTctttttatgacgtcacaaaaatggcGGATATTTTGTATGCACTGAAGGCAACAGAGTAATTTCACAGCGTTTTCACCTTAAACCTTGTTGTAGCTGAACAAGTCCTTAAAGCATTGTAATATTCCAAAAAtacaactgaaaaaaaaatctttccgtATATGTAGGCATGTTGCAGGTGTATGGGGATTATTGGTTTGAATATGACTGCCATCTAAAGCaccaaaacattttgaaattgaaagttttcTCCAGTTATTTGCTTAATTGTGATGAAGGCTATTTATTtggctttaatattttttaaagaggaGAAAATACTCTATAAAAAACTTTCTTTTGAAGATGTTCTAAAACCGTTCAGCCATACATCGAAAGTTCTCAAACGTAGTTTACACAAAACATCAATAGTTCTTTTTCAACATTAGGGGTGGGGCCATTTAGATTGTTGTCGGTATTAACCATAGCATTGACTTTCAAATGTGTCCCTGGACAAACGGTATCAAAATCATCGGGTGTCTATATTATGGTATTAAAGTAATCGCATAGGTATGACTCGCTCTAGCCATGTTTTTCCAAAGATATACACACGTTTTACGGGAGAAGAAAaatctgtaagaaaaaaattctttattgtacacaaattataattttgaatgTATCCTTTTGGTGCAAAACGAGGCAAAAATATTGCATCTTGGTTTGACATTTTCCGCTAAATTAAATCAGCCAGTGTTAACAATGGTACACCAAACGTACCATTGTTAACATTGGTAAATTTCCTACTATCTGTACCCCAAAACTCGTTCAGAGTATATATGGGTCCAATGGCACCAATGGCACAAATTGTTACCATTGGCAAACTGGTATTGGTACCACTGGAAATACTCTGAACGCACCCATTTTCAGTTTCATGGAATTATCTTTAAAAcgaacaaaatttatataaaaccattaattttatttctataattatataaaatacagtCATTAAAATGGCTGCAAAAAAGATTGaatagtttgttttaaaaaaaaagatttttttaaacgcAGAGCTCTATAAAAAGTTTTAGACAATCTGTACTGTatctaaaaatgatattttttttctataaattttattgttataaaataacacgaaaagatCGTGttgttttatcaacacataattcaattattttcattctATCTTCATTTCATCCCACAGGAGATTGCATGAAATTAAGTAACATTTCAAGTTAtacaaattatatttgaaaatatatatatatatatatatatatatatatatatatatatatatatatatatatatatatatatatatatatatatatatatatatatatatatatatatatatatatatatatatatatttctgtcTTGGTAAGAGAAGCGAGACAGACCGTCGGTTTCCGACGATGTGTTGTGCCATGCTGCCGTATCCCTTAGGGAACGAAAATTAAGGATGTGCAAGCTGTGCTCgttgtaattatttaaacaataaaatgctctctttggtgattcatttgggatatgaaggtagcggcattgcagaaaaaaatacataacccgcgttaacATCTCTCTTTTAGCATGTTAAAAATTGGATTATCATGATTATGAAAGGTAagtaaattcactaaattactgttaatgtacgtaagtaagtaagctaaaagaaacagctaaattgtctcctgtgagactttaagtctgacatcgtcatgattatttcgcgcagtccgtgatttttcctaggtcgctgtaggtttggaccaatcgataaacagggcgtgtcgataCTAGTAtctgtcctgtcagtttcttgtcagtttcagccgctatatatttcgaccaatcgataaacgaggcgtgtagatttcagtctggctgtttttatagagctatgaattatatataacaataagtttccgtaagaaatagagaaaataatatttcatacataTGGTGACGATGAAAAGTTTTCAACACTAAGCCCTCAATCACTGTGATCCACCAAGCATGTACCTATATAAAATAAGGATGCAGACGATGGAgatgttatgaaaaatgttataGTAAAGCATATATTGCCACACACAAGACATATTTCCGGGGGTAAGGTTGGAAGGTTCCATAACTTGACGTAAAATTTACAGAGTTCTATTTTATGTGTGTTGAATGGAATATAGTGAATGGAGTTGTCCTGCGTTTATGGTGTTGAATAGGAAGAAATCAGGGTCCGAAAGCATGCGCTGGAGTCGATGTGGAAGTTGGTTACAGATGCAATGACAGTTTTTCCCCCCAGCGacccttgggggggggggggggtaactaaCTTGCAGATAGGACAAGATATGTTGAGTGAGATTGTATCTATAGCCATAGTTTTGATATCGTCATGAATATATCCAAATTGTTTGTGCTCAGGTGAGTGGATGTAGGAAAAAAGCCGATGAAGAAAAATCTTTGTATTTGAAAGGTTTGGATGCCTAAATTATATAGGCGGCCGAAGATTTGAAGTTTCTTTTTGCCGCTTTTAGATGTTATTGGAAGAAGCCCAAGAAGTTATACGCAAGTGTCAGATCTGGTACTCTTTGGGAGGCCTAttgcattttgaaaataaagtgcTGAAAGGTCTCATATTTGAGGAGGTCGTACCAGAGTTCAGAGCCGTTCACGATGTATTATACACTTCTGATGCAAAGCCGGGATATGGTATCTGGGTTGAGATTTTCATGTGTTTTTAAAGCAAAGTATGCTTGTCGTCTTTTCCTGCAATAAAGGCGAGTTCCTAGACGATTAAAAGTCTTGGACAGGTAGATAGGTTCTGTATCGAAAAACCATGTAGCAGGCGAATCTTTATGAGGTGGTGAGGGAGTTAACCGGAGAACACTTGACTTGCCTGCATTAAACTTGAATCTCGAATTTGTAGAGTATTTAAAAGCTGTGATGAGAATATTTTAAAGCTGTGATGAGAATATTCTGGATGGCTGCAGGAGATAAAGCTATGAAGGAGATATCGTCCGCAAGGGTAGGGTTAGAACTAGTGATACTGTAAATATCCATACTCGGACACTGGTTCTGAATTTCTTGAAGTCGGTCGTCAATGAAAAGAAGGTAGAGAAAAATTGACATGATTCCACCTTGAAGAACTCCTTGTGAAATAGGGAACCAGGAGGAGCTTGTTTAATTTACTACAACATGAACATGAGGTATTGGTGTGACAGTCGTCAATAAGATCCACAGGCGTCCTGAAACTTCGAGGCAATGAAACTTGTACATTAGGCAGTGACTCCAGACTGTGTCGAATGCTTTCTGTGTATTTAGGAGAGCGACATACTGTATAGGGACTATCAAGTTCTTGATTATGAAAAATGGATAACAGGATGCCGTGAGGCAACCTAGTTTTGGCTGAAAACCCTGCTTTTGTTGCATGGTTTGGGAAAGCAGTAGTAACTTTGATAATACATTAATTAGTTTTAATGCTTGTAAGCAAAAATTCTCAATTTTCGAAAACCTTTAGAAAACATGGCATTGGTCTGTATCTTTGGTTTGTTACTTCCTTTGTGTATGGGAACGATTGTGTCTTTTTTCCCCCCAAGAATCATGGACTTTgccaattttaattattgagtTTAAGAGATGAAGTATACACAGTTTAAGTTCTAACCCTACGTAGATGATATGCTCATTGTGGATAAATCTTCTTATTTTACAGCTTCGAATAACATTAAATACATATTTCCTAGCTTCAGTCGGTCCCCATTAGGTAATCAATCCTTCCATCTTAACTTACTACGACACAAgacaaatataatatataatcatcGGGGTGCGTAGCATTCCTTGCAACTTCAACTTTTACTGTTGCTTTTCACTATTTTCATTTCCATTTATGACACCTCCTAAAAAGTGTGGGGGACCTATGTTAAAATGCCTGCTGCGAAAAAAGGGGCAgcccactcccccccccccccccaccccatcaCCCGCTTGGGTTCGATCAAcactaaaaaataataattcacgCATTATCAGGGTTAATTAAGAGTAGAAAACAATACACAAATGACCGAtgtaatcaattttttcaatctaattaaaattagatcctttGATCCTCTCACTTAGATCGCTACACTCATATGTAGTGTAGCGATCTAAGTGAGCTGATCAAAGGATCTGATAGTGTAGCGATCTAAGAGAGCGGAtcaaaggatctgattttaatcagattgcatttttttaaaataaagggtGTGATTTAATCAGCCTATAGTATAACAACGCATTTAAAAGCAGATATAAAAACTAAAAGGATTGCATATTAATATGTATGTGGacgaattgatttttttaaaactttgacctTTGTATTGAATAGAGATTTGTAATCAAGCTGTTGAATTTCCGATTTTTCTCTACATTTCGAACAAATTTTGAGGCACCAAAAAgtgatttgaaataatatatatagtcacagtacaggcacgtagcatcgtttttgaaagtggggggggggggggggcagactcatccaaaatatcttgacaagcaaaaaaaaaaaaaggggggggggaattttaagtttcccaaaatcttcaaattcctaatccgtgggaggtggcggggggggggggggggtgctggcttagtatataacttcaatttcactcctcatttccttattttcatatcaattttttacatactcccaaaaaagtgggggggacACCTTCatgttttatattcaattttttatatgtaaattttaaaaaatttgttcctgcgagaaaaagtgggggggggggggtgggaggggggcctgcccccccccccctaatgcTACGTGCCTTCAGTATCAGAAAATAGTGTCCGCACGTGAAATATTAATTGATACTTATTCTGCGAATTGCTCAGATCATTACAGAAATGGACCGCCATATAGCACGGCGcgcaatgaaaaaatatattacggCAGATTTGTGTATGTGCAGTGGATACCGAAAGTAGGAAACGTGGGCATAAAATCGAGAAATGGCTACCGCGTCTCTCACTGCTGAGTACGCTAAATCTGGCAAGGCGGGCTGTAAAGGGTGCGGAAAGTCCATTGACAAGGGGGAACTCCGCATAGGATATGTCGGGAAGGCAAACTTCGGAGCTACGGCGTGGTATCACTACGATTGTTTATGGGCTGATACAGACAGTCTTAAATCGGTCGACGCGTCCAAATCGGCAAAGGTTTTGGTGCAAAATTACGACAGTCTGAAGGGTGAAGACAAGAAGAAACTGGATAAAGATTTTCCCAAGTTTTGCAAGGAAGCATCCACAAAAGCAAGCAAAGCTGAACCTAAGCCGAAATCTGATTTGGCGGCAGAATATGCACCGTCTGCCAAGTCTAACTGTAAAGGATGTTCAAAACCCATCGGCAAGTCCACGCTGCGCGTGGGATTCCCAGGTAAGGCAAATTTCGGCGCCACTGCCTGGTATCATTATGACTGCGTGTGGAAGGAAAGTGTTCTTCTAGCACCTATTGATACTTCTCAAAGTTTAGAAGAAACTGTGGATGGGTTCGAAAAACTGAAAAACGAGGACCAGACAAAACTTAGCAGCGATCTGAAGAAAAACTGCAAAGCAGCCGCAGAGAAAGAGCCCCCTTTGCCGCCAAAAATGGCTGCAGATTATGCGAAGTCTGACAAATCGGAGTGCAAAAGCTGCGCCACAAAAATTGCCAAGAATGCCTTACGTGTAGGGTTCACTGGCAAGGCAAACTTTGGGGCCGTGGCATGGTATCATGTAGATTGTCTGAAGAAATGTCCACAAGAATACTCGAAAGGAATTAAGGCAGATAAACCATTGGAAGAACTTGTCGATGGCTTCGACAAACTGAACAAAGATGATCAAAAGAAAGTAGAAAAGGAAGTGAAAGCTTTGGCTTCTCCTACAGGAGCACCAAAACGAAAATCTGAGGGCGAAGGTTAGGAAAATTGTTGTACATCTTCCCTTGAGCAatttttgaatacatgtacttgtactaTTTGAAGAACCTTCCGTTATgtttggcaaaatgtttaacGTAACACTCCCAAACTAATTATAACTGTGCATCctcattttttattcatacaaataaatagttgaatgtttattttttcttgcagAAAGTGCAAAAGCGTCTCCCGCGAAGAAGGGCAGGAAGTAGAGACAATCATGTGAAGCCAAGTTTCCTGTTGTCCGGCGGATATACATGACTGTATTGTACAATCGCCCTTGACCAATTATTGCATGCTATGACGCCggtttttaaaaagtgtaatcTATCCCTTATATTGTTATCATTTACTAGTCAATAAAAGCGTATAATTGGACTGTTCTTATTTTAATGTCGTATGCTTAAAAGGCATTTTTACATGGTTCTGTTGACACATGTatacaaatatgtttaataCGATTCCTCGGATGCCTTTGAAATTTATTACATCGCAAAAAAGTATATTGTTAACCAAAATTAAGACCACTGGCTAAACATGATAGATACATTTAGTAGAACGTTTCAAATAAAAGTGTCTTATGAAAGAAAACTACAAAATAATTGCAAGCCAGTAACCTTCACTGAAACTTCAATAAATCTCCGAAATCTACAAGAAATTGAT
This portion of the Magallana gigas chromosome 7, xbMagGiga1.1, whole genome shotgun sequence genome encodes:
- the LOC105340735 gene encoding uncharacterized protein, whose protein sequence is MATASLTAEYAKSGKAGCKGCGKSIDKGELRIGYVGKANFGATAWYHYDCLWADTDSLKSVDASKSAKVLVQNYDSLKGEDKKKLDKDFPKFCKEASTKASKAEPKPKSDLAAEYAPSAKSNCKGCSKPIGKSTLRVGFPGKANFGATAWYHYDCVWKESVLLAPIDTSQSLEETVDGFEKLKNEDQTKLSSDLKKNCKAAAEKEPPLPPKMAADYAKSDKSECKSCATKIAKNALRVGFTGKANFGAVAWYHVDCLKKCPQEYSKGIKADKPLEELVDGFDKLNKDDQKKVEKEVKALASPTGAPKRKSEGEESAKASPAKKGRK